The genomic segment TTGCCGCGCTTGAGTGCATCTTCAACAACAGGGCGAACGCGCGCGAAGAAGTACTGCTCCATGGTGGGCTCGTGGCCGGTGACGGGCTCGCCATGCGCGACAACTGACCAGCTTTTGCCCGTAACCCGGTTGGTATACCAGGCGAGGTCCTGCTCGATGGCGACAGGCGTGCCGGCGGAAAGCGCGCGATCGATGCGATCACTCCACCACTCCCAGTAGGGGTAGCAGTTATGCGCATCCATAAGAGTGCGCGAACCGGGAGCAGGTATCTTTTGAGCCACGGCAACCGAGAAAGCGGAAAGAAGCAGCAGGCAGAGAAGCTGATGAATTCGCATCGACGGGAATGTCCTCATTGAACGGCTGGAGAAATATAGATGGGGTTGGAGATCAGCACAAGACTGTTGTTTGAATCGCGCACCTCGGCGCGAAGCCAATGGCGTGCGCCGTCAGACTTCCACGAGAAGGGCAGTGTCTCGGTGCCCAACTCGGTTTTCAGCGGTGCAAGCATTGGCGTCTCGCGCCCATCAAGAAAGAGTTGAACAGATGAGCGTTGGCAGTTGGCGACGTGCACATCGAAGTTGATGACGGCCCCGGCCGGCGCGTGGATTTCATCGCCCATTTTTGCAGGAGCTGAGCCGGGATCGGCAGAGGCGAGTTGGGCGTCAAGATCGATGATGCGATCGCGCGAGCCGGTGAGATCGACGAAGACACGGCCTTTACGAATCCCGTCAAGGATGGCAGAAACGGAAAGCTCGTCAGCTTCGACGACAGTCATCGGCAAGCCGATAACTGTTGCGTCGGGTGCCGCAGAAGGGCCATCGTGGTTGTCGCTGCCCGAGATTGCGATGAGCCGTGCGCCTTGAGAGATATAGCGGTTCCACATGTCGGCGCTCGAGAGCAGAGTCCGGCCGCCATTGATGACTTCAACACTGGTGAGCAGGCTCAGGTCGACCGGCGTTTGCGGCTCCCACGCGCACCCCATGCAGATCTCGCCTCCGGGTGCATCGGCGTGATTGACGGAGGCGATCGCGCCGTGGGCGCGCGCATCGCGTAGCACCGCGTTGACATCGTGGCCGGGCTGCACGCGGTAGTCGATGTATTGGGTGGTTCCGAAAATGTTGAAATGGCCCCAGAAGGTGGTCATTTCGCGGCCCGGGATGAGCAGCAGCTTGTCGAAGTACGGCTGCAGTTCACGCATGGCTTCATACTGCGATGAGGCGTTGTGGTCGGTGATGGCGATGAAGTCGAGGCCGCGCTGGGCGGCGGATTGCGCCGTAAAGAAAACAGGGCAGGGCACACGGTGGCCCGACTGCGAAGGGCAACTGCCATCGCTATGCGCGGTGTGCATGTGCAGATCGCCGCGATACCAGCGTTTGCCGGTGACGAGTGCAGCGGTGGTAAAGCCTGAATCTTCGATAGCAGAGTTAAAGCGGATCTCAGCGCGGTAGGAAGCGGAGACGTTAGGACGGATGTTCGGCACGGACAGAAGCAGCTTCCACTCGCCGGCTGGAATGGGCCCAGGCAGATACGATGGGGTCGCGTCACTCTCGGCGATGGTGAAGTGAGACTTGTTGCCTCCGCTGTTGCCGCGGAAGCGCTGCGGATCGGCGATGCCGAGGTCAAGTGTGGTCTTCTGGTCGCGGCCAGTGTAGGAGAAGTCGACCGAGATACGATGAACGCCCGCAGGAACCTTGAAGGGAACTTCAATATAGGTATGGTTCTGCGCGCCGGTCACGGTACCCTGCAGCACGAGGTCGGGATGATTCTGCTGAGCGGAGAGAACACTTGCGAACAACAGAGCAGGTAATAGAAGCATGAAGCGCAAAACATGCATGCGGAATTGTCCCGTACAGCGAGATGAAAAGCGATCGGGTCCGGGAAAGGCCTTCGCCCGGACCCGATCGGTTATGGCAATTCTAAGTTAGAAGTTGACGCGAATGGCGAACTGCATGACGCGCGGGTCAGCCGAGAGCGATGTGATTGAGGCAACGCTTCCGCTGCTCGCATTGCCACTCGGCTGGCCGAACACCGGGTGGTTGGCGAGGTTGAACACTTCCCAGCGAATCTGCGAATTCACTCGCTCCGTGAACGGAATCGTCTTGTAAAGGGCGAAGTCGAAGAGCTGAGTCTGTGGACCAACAAGCGTGTTGCGGCCCACGTTGCCGATCGTGTAAGCGCCGGGATCGGCATAGGGGGTTGTGAGCCCCGGAGCAGCAGCACCGCATGCGCTGTTCTTCGCGTCGAAGAACCAGCAGGTCTGCTTATGGACGTAGTGCACGGGCGCCACCTGGTTGGGAGGAGCCGTCGCAAAGCCATACGCATCGAGCAGACTATTTTCGCTGGACCACGCGGCCTGGAACGGATGTCCGCTGTAGAACGTGTAGACTCCAGAGGTCGTCCAATTGCCGAGAACCCACGCAGCGGGTCCGCTCGTCAACATGGCTTTTCCTCTGCCGAACGGAAGCTCGTAGACATAACTCGCGGAGATGCGATGCCGCACATCGAAGTCGGCATTGCCGTACCACATGCCGTAGTTGCGTCCGTTCGGGGCGTCCCCGGAGTTGGATTCCAGTTCCTCCGGAGCGTTATCGAGGGCATGCGCATAGGTGTATGCCGCTCGCACGCTGAGGCCGTTGTGCATGTCGCGCGTCAGGGCGGCTTGCAGGCCGTGATAGTTGCTGAACCCGACAGGGTCGAGGTACTCGACCTGGCCGAAGTTCGGATACGGCACCACGCCACCCGGTGATTGAGGCGTTGTGACGACCTGGTTGCCCTGGATCTCAACCTGGTTGTAGTTGCGCAGCACATCGAGGCTGTCGGAATGCGTGCCGACGTAATCAACCTCTGCGAGCCAGTTCGGCGTGATCTGGCGCTGTACGCCGAAGCTCCACTGCTGGACGCGCGGGACGCCGATGTTGGGATTGATAGCTCGAATGTGGAAAGACTGGAGTTGGTTGAAGTCGATAGTGGAGGGATCGAGGAAATTCGATGGGAAACCGACCGAAGGCTTGATGACAGGTGCGACGTTGCTGGCGATCGTTTTGTTGACGAGGAACGGAGGATTCAGCGCCAACTGGTTTTCGCTGCCTACCCGCTCGAGCGCCGTATAGTAGATCCCGTAGCCGCCCCGAACAACAGTCTTGTCGTTCAAGCTGTAAGAGACGCCGACGCGGGGACCGAAATTCGTCTTGTTGGTGTTTACCAGCGCGCGTTCGCTGAGTGAGCCGCCACTCTTGGCGAAGACCAGCGAGCCCGAACCCTCGGGATTGAAGTTTGCCGTTCTGTCTTTGGCCTCAACCGCGGGAGCGGCGAAGTCGTAGCGAAGACCGAGGTTAAGCGTGAGACGCGGCGTCACCTTCCAGTCATCTTCTGCGAAACCTGACGCCATCCAGAGACGCTGGTCAACGAAGAATACGTTCGTAAGCTGCGTGGATGCGGCCGCGCCGAGCAGGCCGTCGGCATACGACAAACCGCCCGTGAAAATACCGGTGAAGCCCAGGTCCCCACGCGTGCCGGGCTCGTCCTGGAAGATGTTACGCATGGGCAGGAAAAGCACTCCGCCGAACTTCATGGTGTGCTGGCCGCGTGTCCAAGCGAATGTGTCGTCGTACTGATAGAGCATGGGTATCTGCCGCTTGGGTAGGAAGTCCGGAGAGCCCAGGAAGGTCTTGTTCGTGAACTGGGTAAGAGGGACGCCCCCGCCCGAAGCGCTGTTGATCGGGATTCCGGGAACGAAGTTGCCGGCGTACTGCGTGAGGCTGTGCGGCTGCTGTTCGGCGTAGGAGAAGTCGCGCACCCAACCGAAACGGAAGTCGTTCACCATGCGCGGATTGAGGACGCG from the Occallatibacter riparius genome contains:
- a CDS encoding TonB-dependent receptor translates to MNPTTLRNHAYEITKRTVGTLRVRLLALIACVVLVSAFAHGQVNTGTLSGHVTDPSGAVVSNASLTLTNPATAYERSITTDNDGNYFFADLPIGDYTLTVAAPGFATQKISETINVGFRSRSDVHLALGTAQQSVEVTANTSDLSRDDASISTIVSNETISDTPLFLRNWDDLLRTVPGVQINRYTNQSGATSSGRVGTFNVNGVHSLQNNFILDGIDNNTFSENVQELSTEAAHPSVDVISEFNVITNPYSAEYGRAPGAVVSVNTKGGTNAFHGTAYEYVRNQYFDAFDYFSKQTLAKKAQDNQNQFGASLGGPIVRNHAFFFFNYEGTRVKQGVSRISTVPLANERIGDFSPEAAAAAGVAPYPTVYDPTTCVIPYNVKSGCTAFNNNQIPNDRIDTSVAALMALFPQPNFKNGGATYPELNNYSRTGALTDFNDSYDARVDWTATPKDNVFARFNYFNRTRQIPGYFGGLADGTSTSAWGNQQLKGASVVLGWTRVLNPRMVNDFRFGWVRDFSYAEQQPHSLTQYAGNFVPGIPINSASGGGVPLTQFTNKTFLGSPDFLPKRQIPMLYQYDDTFAWTRGQHTMKFGGVLFLPMRNIFQDEPGTRGDLGFTGIFTGGLSYADGLLGAAASTQLTNVFFVDQRLWMASGFAEDDWKVTPRLTLNLGLRYDFAAPAVEAKDRTANFNPEGSGSLVFAKSGGSLSERALVNTNKTNFGPRVGVSYSLNDKTVVRGGYGIYYTALERVGSENQLALNPPFLVNKTIASNVAPVIKPSVGFPSNFLDPSTIDFNQLQSFHIRAINPNIGVPRVQQWSFGVQRQITPNWLAEVDYVGTHSDSLDVLRNYNQVEIQGNQVVTTPQSPGGVVPYPNFGQVEYLDPVGFSNYHGLQAALTRDMHNGLSVRAAYTYAHALDNAPEELESNSGDAPNGRNYGMWYGNADFDVRHRISASYVYELPFGRGKAMLTSGPAAWVLGNWTTSGVYTFYSGHPFQAAWSSENSLLDAYGFATAPPNQVAPVHYVHKQTCWFFDAKNSACGAAAPGLTTPYADPGAYTIGNVGRNTLVGPQTQLFDFALYKTIPFTERVNSQIRWEVFNLANHPVFGQPSGNASSGSVASITSLSADPRVMQFAIRVNF
- a CDS encoding CehA/McbA family metallohydrolase, which translates into the protein MFASVLSAQQNHPDLVLQGTVTGAQNHTYIEVPFKVPAGVHRISVDFSYTGRDQKTTLDLGIADPQRFRGNSGGNKSHFTIAESDATPSYLPGPIPAGEWKLLLSVPNIRPNVSASYRAEIRFNSAIEDSGFTTAALVTGKRWYRGDLHMHTAHSDGSCPSQSGHRVPCPVFFTAQSAAQRGLDFIAITDHNASSQYEAMRELQPYFDKLLLIPGREMTTFWGHFNIFGTTQYIDYRVQPGHDVNAVLRDARAHGAIASVNHADAPGGEICMGCAWEPQTPVDLSLLTSVEVINGGRTLLSSADMWNRYISQGARLIAISGSDNHDGPSAAPDATVIGLPMTVVEADELSVSAILDGIRKGRVFVDLTGSRDRIIDLDAQLASADPGSAPAKMGDEIHAPAGAVINFDVHVANCQRSSVQLFLDGRETPMLAPLKTELGTETLPFSWKSDGARHWLRAEVRDSNNSLVLISNPIYISPAVQ